The region GGGCGGCGCTCTCCGCCTCGGCCTGTGCCGTGGGCGGGAAGTGGTCCGGGATCTCCAGTGTTCCGCGCAGTTCGCGCAGCGCGACCCGCAGCGGGGCCTCGGCTGCGTCGGTCACATGCATGTGCAGACGTGGCATGCATTCGAGCGTAGGGCGGGCGGCCGCTCCCGGCGCGGCGTGCGGGTACCGGCCCCGGGGCGCCCGGCACGGCCCGCACACGCAGCGGCCCCGGGGCGCCCGGCACCGCGCGGGTTCTCCGCCCGCCCGTCGCAGGCCATACGCTTTCCCGGGGCCGCACCCCGTTCCCGGGGCTGCTCCCCGCCCGAACCGCCGTGAAGGAGAAACACCGTGCTCGTGCTGTTGCCGCCGTCCGAAGGGAAGGCCGCGGGAGCGGCCGGGGCGCCGCTGGAGACCGGTGCGCTGTCGCTGCCCGCGCTGACCGCCGCGCGCGAGGCGGTGCTGGCGGAACTGGTCGAGCTGTGCGCGGCGGACGAGACCAAGGCCCAGGAGGTGCTCGGTCTCAGCGACGGCCTCAAGGGCGAGATCGCCAAGAACGCGGGGCTGCGTACCGCGGGCACGCGGCCGGCCGGGGAGATCTACACCGGGGTGCTCTACGACGCCCTCGGCCTGGCCTCCCTGGACGCTGCGGCACGGAAGCGGGCCGAGCGGTCGCTGCTGGTGTTCTCGGGCCTGTGGGGCGCCGTACGGATCGGTGACCGGATTCCGTCCTACCGCTGCTCGATGGGCGTGAAGCTGCCGGGGCTCGGGGCGCTGGGCGCGTACTGGCGGGCCCCGATGGCCGAGGTGATGCCCGCGGCCGCCGGGGAGGGGCTGGTGCTCGATCTGCGCTCGGCGGCGTATGCGACGGCCTGGAGGCCCAAGGGCGAGGTGGCCGGGCGCACCGCGACGGTGCGGGTGCTGCAGTCGAAGACCGTGGCCGGGGTGGAGAAGCGGACGGTGGTCAGCCACTTCAACAAGGCGACCAAGGGACGGCTGGTACGGGATCTGCTGTCGGCGGGCCTGGAGCCGGCGGATCCGGCGGAGCTGGTGGAGGCGCTGCGCGGCCTGGGCCATGCCGTGGAGGCGGAGCCTGCGGCCAAGGGCGGCAAGGCCTGGGCCGTCGATGTGATCGTGACGGAGCTCTAGGGCGGAGGACGGCCGACGGGGCGGTGGCGGAGGGGCCGTCCCGCACCGACCGGCGGACTGCCGTTGCAGCATGCGCAACGTTCGTTGCGGAGAGTGGAGGGTGGGCGCAGTATGGGCGGCGTGACTCGCGCCGCCTCCTCTTCCGCGCCCGCCGCCCCCGGGCTCTCGGCCTCTCCCCCGGCCTCGGTCCTCGGGCTCGCCCCCGTCATCCCGGTCGTCGTACTGGACGACGCGGCCGACGCCGTACCGCTCGCCCGCGCACTCGTCGCGGGCGGGCTGCCCGCGATCGAGGTGACCCTGCGGACGCCCGCCGCGCTGGACGCGATCCGGGCCGTCGCCGCCGAGGTCCCGGAAGCCGTGATCGGCGCGGGCACCCTGCTCACCCCCGGGCAGGCCGGCGCGGCGCTCACGGCCGGCTCCCGCTTCCTGGTCAGTCCCGGCTGGTCGCCGCGGCTGCTGGGCGCGATGAAGGACTCCGGGGTGCCGTTCCTGCCCGGGGTCTCCACGGCCTCGGAGGTGGTGACCCTGCTGGACGAGGGCCTCACCGAGATGAAGTTCTTCCCGGCCGAGGCGGCGGGCGGCACCGCCTATCTCTCGTCACTGGCCGCGCCGCTGCCGCAGGCCCGCTTCTGCCCGACCGGGGGCATCGGCCTGGCGTCGGCGCCGTCCTACCTGGCGCTGCCGAACGTCGGCTGTGTCGGCGGCACCTGGATGCTGCCGGCCGACGCCCTGGCCGCGAAGGACTGGGACCGGGTGCGCCGACTCGCCCGGGAGGCGGCGGCGTTGGCGGCCTGAGGCCCGCTCCTCGCGTACGAGGAGTCCGGCTCGTCCGACCGCCCGGCTCATCCGACGGCCCGGCTCGCACGAAGGGCCCGGCGCATCGGTCGTCCGATGTGCCGGGCCCTGTCGCGCAGAAGGTGTACGGGGCGTACGCGGGAGGCCGCGCTACCTCAGATGCGAGGTGTCGTTCAGCAGCCGCAGCGAGGCGTTGCCGTCGGAGTAGTACGCGACGACCGAGAGCGACGCCGCGGACAGCTCCATCCGGAACAGCGACTCCGGTGGGGCGCCCAGCGCGAGCCGGACCAGCGTCTTGACCGGCGTGACGTGGGTGACGACGAGGACGGTCCTGCCCGCGTACCGGGCGAGGAGCTTGTCGCGGGCGACGGCGACCCGGCGGGCGACCGTCGCGAAGGACTCGCCGCCTCCGGTGGGCGCCACCTTGGCGGAGCCGAGCCAGGCGTCGAGGTCCTCGGGGTGGCGCTCGCGCACCTCG is a window of Streptomyces caniferus DNA encoding:
- the eda gene encoding bifunctional 4-hydroxy-2-oxoglutarate aldolase/2-dehydro-3-deoxy-phosphogluconate aldolase, giving the protein MGGVTRAASSSAPAAPGLSASPPASVLGLAPVIPVVVLDDAADAVPLARALVAGGLPAIEVTLRTPAALDAIRAVAAEVPEAVIGAGTLLTPGQAGAALTAGSRFLVSPGWSPRLLGAMKDSGVPFLPGVSTASEVVTLLDEGLTEMKFFPAEAAGGTAYLSSLAAPLPQARFCPTGGIGLASAPSYLALPNVGCVGGTWMLPADALAAKDWDRVRRLAREAAALAA
- the yaaA gene encoding peroxide stress protein YaaA, giving the protein MLVLLPPSEGKAAGAAGAPLETGALSLPALTAAREAVLAELVELCAADETKAQEVLGLSDGLKGEIAKNAGLRTAGTRPAGEIYTGVLYDALGLASLDAAARKRAERSLLVFSGLWGAVRIGDRIPSYRCSMGVKLPGLGALGAYWRAPMAEVMPAAAGEGLVLDLRSAAYATAWRPKGEVAGRTATVRVLQSKTVAGVEKRTVVSHFNKATKGRLVRDLLSAGLEPADPAELVEALRGLGHAVEAEPAAKGGKAWAVDVIVTEL